ACCAACCAAACTGAGGCCAAACAGCCTAGCTCGATACCCTAGAGTCCGACACACCCCATCCCCGACACACCTCAGCCCGACCAGACATAACCTAACCAACTTGGCTTCAACTAGACAGCTCAGATATCTCATAAAAGTAGCATGATAGTAACTTTGAACACTTGTAAATATACGAAAAATAGAGCAAGACATAGAACATCGTAATAACATATAAAAGATAGCTCATCACATGCTTTTTACGTTATGACAACAATTTGAACCACTTGGTGCATGCAGATCACAATATTGTtaagatatgtcaaatattctattaacggatattagacaatcaaatattgtgttagttataatttagatattataatttgtgcagatttaTGCACCtatcattcctttaatagatgaaaaattatagaatccttatatgtatatatatggtctgaaataatacatcagaattattctttaaaccttttaatatggtatcagagcttggtTAGAACATATCCTAGCGATAATTGTTGTTTCTTGGACATGTTATTCCACATGCTATCGGACCGTTATCGGaacacccattaatgtctagtctcacactCTAGATGATGTTTATACCTTGACGGAGAGTGTATTGGGAGTTccacatcgattagagataaggtcaatttataatatataaatgaatacaaacctcatcttataagtcaattttgtagaattgaattagacttaaaactcacttcttaACAACTATGACCACATATATGTCGGCTTGGTTTCATCTCAAAATTATTAGAAAGTAAATCGTAAATCAGAAGGTTTAACTTCTTTAATTGTCATTTGACAGTAAGCACTTTGTATATATACTTTGTTTTCCTAATATGCAATACCTCTCGTATTCATTATCTCTGCATTGCTTTTCTCTCTTCCCGTGCgcgctctctctctctctcttttgcTACCACACACTCTATCAATCCCTatcagtggtatcagagctaggTTTCCGAACCTAGGAGAAGCCATTCTTAGCAAGAAATTGTGCTGTGAAGAAAGCATTGCGTTTGAAGAATGGCGGGGACGATCCAGAATAATCTACCGATATTTGACGGAAAGAATTATGAAGATTGGGTTGTGAAGATGGATGCTATTCTGGGTTTTCAGGAGATTGATGAAATTGTTAAGGGTTCAAGGAACCGACGAAGAGAGACACGGAAGAGGCCAATAAGGCTTACAAAGAAAACAAGAAGATGAATTCTAAAGCACGTATGATTCTGCATCAGTGTATCTCTCCATCAGTATTCCAGAAAATGTCCAAGGCAGTAACAACCAAAGAAATATGGGAGATATTGCAAGACGGATATGGAACTGCTGGAAACATAAAGAAGATCAAACTTCAGTCGCTATGGAGGCAGTACGAACTATTAAGCATGGGAGAACAAGAAACTATAGAGGGATATATCAGCAGAATCCAGGTGATTGTTAATGCTATGTGTGCATGTGACAAAATCGTAAAAGACAAGAAGATTGTCCATAAAATCTTGCGAACCTTGACGCCCCAATACAACCATATTATCGTTGCCATTGAAGAAAGCAGAGATCTTGAAAAAATGAAGGTTGAAGAGCTGCAAAATTCACTTGAAGCTCACGAACAACAGTTGATGGAGAGAAAAGCTGCAGAACGAGATACTGTGCAAAACACCAATAAAGCATTGCAAGTCAAGATTTATAAGAATCGTGGGAATGGCAGAAATAGAGGTAGGTCTCGCGGTGGTCGTGGAGGCAGAAATGGAGGTAAACACAATGGTGAACAAAACAAAGATGTTGAAAGCAACGAACAAGGCAGTTGTAGAGGTAGAGGAAAGCCCAGAGGCAGAGGCGGCAGAAAGAATCCTGATAAGAGGAATATATAGTGTTTTACGTGTAGTAAATATGGTCATTACTCCTCGGAGTGCTGGCACAATGAGAATGTTAAGAAAGATCAGAACGATGAAGTGAATCTTGCGAAAGAAGAACTGGAGTCTGAATCAGACCATGTCATCCTAATGACTATCGTTGCAGATAGAAGAAACAATGATAAATGTATTACAGCACACGTTGATTTCTTTGAAAACACAACCAGTGTAAAGAACGACAAATGGCCTAGGAACGCTACACAAGCAGAACAGGTGTCACTGACAGGAGAAACTAATCATGCAAGGGAGGACATGTCATGGTATCTTGACACGGGATGTTCTAATCATATGACAAGTAATAAAAGATGGGTAATTGATCTAGACACCAGTGTCAAGAGCGTTGTTCGTTTTGCAGATGATAGTATAATTCGTGCAGAAGGCTCAGACAAGGTGTTGATCACATGAAAAGATGGCAAATCTGTGTTCATGCACAATGTCCTCTATGTGCCCACTATGAAGAGTAATCTTCTGAGTCTTGGCCAACTCCTTGAAAAGGGATACACTATGAATTTACGGGAAAAAAATATTGAGGTTTATGACGAAAAACAAAGATTGATAATCAAGGCACCTCTTGCTCGGAATAGAACGTTCAAAGTTAACTTGAATGCTGTTGAAGTGCAATGTTTAGCTGCAGAAGGCGCGGATACAGAAGAATGGCTTTGGCACTATCGCTTTGGACATTTGAATTTCAGAAGTTTGTGTCAATTGAGAGATAAAAACCTCGTGAAGGGTATTCCTGATTTTACTGCACCAAGCAAAGTGTGTGAAGGGTGCGCTGCTGGTAAACAGACTAGGTGTGCCTTCAAAAGACACGCACCCAAGCGAGCAATACAGGTGTTGAACGTCATTCATGCAGATGTATGTGGCCCGTTCGACGTGTCGTCCCTAGGaggtaacaaatattttttgctTTTCGTAGATGAGTTTTCTAGAAAGCTTTGGGTATAtctgttaaaagaaaaaaaagagacttacacatgttttgttaaattatgcTGCATGACTGAGAGGCAATCGAACAAACAAATCAAGATTCTTAGAACCGATGGTGGAGACGAGTTTAATTCAGGAGATATGAGTGTATTCTGCGTTGATAGAGGAATTAAACATGAAGTCACTGCACCTTATACCCCACAACACAACGGGTTGGCTGAAAGAAGAAATCGAATGATCTTGGACATGGTTAGATGCATGATCAAAGGAAAGGGGTTGCCTAACTTTCTATGGGGTGAAGCACTCGCAACAACAACCTATCTTCTGAACAGATGTCCTACAAAAGCATTACCAAATTACACACCAGAAGAGATGTGGTCGAAGAGAAAACCTGATGTTCGACACTTGAAAGTATTTGGATCAGTCTGCTATAGGCACATACCAactgaaagaagaaagaaacttGATGATAGAAGTGAAATCCTTGTTCTTGTAGGATATCATCCAACAAGTGCTTACAGGATGTTTGATCCAGATAAACAACAAGTCATGATTGGCAGGGATGTCATTGTTGATGAAACAACTACCTACAAGTGGAAAGAAAGTGAAGTTGTCCCAGCTCAAAGACCTGATAATGTGATGACCATCTGGATGGAAGAGAACAAATTGGAAGAAAACAGACCAACAACTATCAGTGTAGATGGTGACACAAGGCGATCACAAAGAACGTGTTTCCCATCTACAAGACTCACGAATCATGAATTGTTCTCTAATAATGATATTACTGACACTGGAGATATTGTACAGTATGCCCTTTTTACAGGTGCTGAATCACTCATATGGGAGCAAGCCATTGAGATCAAGGAGTGGCGAGAAGCTAAGCAAGAGGAGCTATCAGCAATAGAACGAAACAAAACATGGAAGCTTGTGGAGCTGCCAGAACACAAGAGAGCCATAGACGTGAAATGGGTGTTCAAAACCAAGTACAAACCAGACGGAACAGTGGCAAAACTGAAAGCTAGGTTGGTTGCTAAAGGGTTCTTGCAGAAACCTGGGATAGACTTCAATGATGTCTACGCTCCTGTTGCTCGGATTGAAACTGTTAGACTCGTTGTAGCCATTGCAAATGTTAAAGGCTGGATCATTCATCAGATGGACGTCAAATCGGTATTTCTTAATGGTCCTCTTGTGGAAGAAGTGTTCGTGAATCAACCACCTGGATTCACCATAAAAGGGCAAGATTCGAAAGTCTACCAGCTAAACAAAGCCTTGTATGGTCTCCGTCAGGCACCGCGAGCATGGAACAGACATATCGACGCACTGCTTATCAGGTATGGCTTTCAAAAATGCACAGTTGAGTATGGAATTTACGTTCAGTCTGTTGAGCAAGTAGGTACACTTGTGGTATGCTTGTATGTTGACGATCTGCTGATCACGGGGAGtttaacaaaagaaattgaacaattcaaaacgaaaatgaagaATGAACTCGAGATGACTGATCTCGACAACTTAGGATACTTTCTTGGAATGGAGTTCGTGCAGACTGAAGATGGAATGATCATGCATCAAAGGAAATACATCCTAGAAACTCTGGAGAGATTCAACTTAAAGAACTACAACAACACGTGTATTCCAGTTATGGTCAATATTAAGCTTTCGTATCATCAAGAAGAAGCCAAGGTAGATGTCACTCTCTTCAAACAGATGGTTGGAACACTTCGCTACATCTGTAACAGTCGACCAGACATCAGCTTCGGAGTTGGTCTCATAAGCAGGTACATGCATGACCCAAGGCAGTCTCACTTGAACGCAGCAAAGCACATCCTCCAATATCTGAAAGGAACAACAGACTATGGATTATGCTTCACCAGAATCGACAACAACGCCAACAACGTTTTGGAAGCCTGGTGTGATGCGGATTGGAGCGGAGATCAAATGGATAGGAAAAGTACGTTTGGTTATCTCTTCAAACTGATGGGAACGTCTATATCGTGGTGCTCAAAAAAGGAAAGTGTAGTTGCATTATCATCATGTGAAGTTGAATACATATCAGCTGCTGAAACTGCTTGTCAGAGTGCGTGGTTGGAGGTTGTTCTTCGAGACTTGAAGATCGAGAATCACAAACCTACACGTCTTATGATAGACAACAAGTCGGCAATCAGTCTGTCGAAAAACCCAATCTCCCACGGAAGAAGCAAACACATTGACACCAAATTTCATTACATTAGAGAACACGCCAATGAAAGAAAGCTTGAACTTGTGTACTGTAGCACGAATGAACAAATAGCAGATATTTTTACCAAGGCACTGCGTCAAAGTCGCTTTGAAACACTCAAAGATTTACTAGGAATTAAGTCTTTAGGAGATTTAGATTTAAAGGGAAGTATTAGAAAGTAAATCGTAAATCAGAAGGTTTAACTTCTTTAACTGTCATTTGACACTAAACACTTTGTATATATACTCTATTTTCCTAATATGCAATACCTCTCGTATTCACTATCTCTGCATTGCTTTTCTCTCTTCCCGTGCGCAcgctttctctctcttttactACCACACACTCTATCAATCCTATCAAAAATAACCACAAATCATTCACTAGAACATATTAACACATTTATGCAACAAAAACACAACATCATGAACCAAGTTAAGCACTTAAAACCCTCGGCCCCCTCTAGAAATGTTTACCCCGTTCTCACAAAACaatacttataaatacaatgtgCTACAACCATTGTAACAACCCTTCTCAGCCCAAAACCTGGCCTAACATTACTGAGTCGTTAACTTATCCTCTGCATAATCTTTCTTATCACTGTTACATCAGAGTATTATAGTCTAGACTCAGTTCAAGTAAACTATCCGGATCACAAACTGCAGAACCACATAATTTAAATTCTGGAACAGTAGAAAGATAAGAGCGATAAtagaatttataataaaaaaggggGTGTGAAAAGTATTCATCAGATAATAAATCAAGAGTCCAGTTGTTTGTTCTTTTGTCTGAGAAAAATACAAGGCTTTTTGTTTGGGTATAGTGTCTCTTGCAAATCCaattcaaaacaagaaaaagaaaaagaacgtACAAAGAAACACaacttagaaaaaaatatattaaataaatgaaatttatgaTACTAAACATAATTTCAACAGAAAAGAAATCTgtgaaaaacatatttgaatAACGAATTTAGTGTTGAAAAATGATATAagtgaaattaataaaatcatgttaaaaCATCGGTTAATATGATTTTAGACAAATATTTATAGGGTTATTCAGACATTAAGTAATCAATTTTGAATACAAAGTTAATcttgaattgaaattaaattttaatcgggataaaaaattatatcgaAAATTTACTACTAAACTATAACATGTTGATATCACGTGTTTATttccttataattttataacatgTTTGCATCCATAATCTTAATCTgtgcattttgtttttcatatcatagcagagtaaaaaaaaattaaatatttatcaactgcggtaaattttagtatttttttcttttcccttaaTTTCTTACTTTCCCTCTCTAACAAAATAAGTTTCAAACAAAATCTGGTGCACTGAACTCAGTTTTCGTTAACGATTCTCATTGTCCCCCACCGTTGTTTTCGCCGACGCTCTCAAGCCTCCGGCGAGCCCTAAGAAACCCTAGACGGCGCCACCACATTCATCAGGTTTGAAACATTATTTCCATCTCTTTTATTCTTCATTGGCTCGTCTCACCCACTCATCTTATTGCTTTAATTTAATACTTACtcttttaagtgtttttttttcagaaactGAGAAAATGAGTACAAGTGACAAATAAGATACACACCTTCTCACTCACTTTTATATTGACTCACAATCTAACACGGTCCCCTCTCAATAATTTTGTCTGTAGATGTTAAGATATTTCCGCTACTCACCGAacctgtttgataaaatgcgtCTTTAACTGGTTGTATTGTTTTGTTATTGCTTGAACATTCTGGATTCATTCAAACAAAGTTTCTTCTATTCATCACGATTGGGCGTGCTTTCATCAACCAGCTTTAGTTTTTGTTGGTAGTACTCTGTTGGGTGGGCACGAATCCTCATTCccattattttctaattatctTTCACTTGGTTTTTTGTTCCCTAATTTTCTCAGTttctattctattttttttctgttgttcTTCAATTGAAATCTACAAAGTTGGCATTTACGAAGTTACTTACTATTATTGTTGTCTTTTTCTATTCTTGTTTTAAGACGAAAGACAAATAAGTCTGAGAACATgctcatttgatttttttagttttttttattgtggttCACTGCTTGtactttatgaaaattttcattgaTTTCATTCAATCGCAGAATCAAAGAACCAGATAATGGCTGTGATGGGTAAGGCAAAAGAAGCAGGACTTCCATTGATGAAGTTGATTAAGTTGAGAGGGATGCCTATTTTGCAGCAATTGCATTTAGAGGAACGGCTGCTTCGAACCAGTTCAGATAATTGGTGCCTCATCAACGATGGAACAAATTCCCCTGCCATTGTAATGGGCTTGTCTGGGTATTTCTTTATAcctttaaagaaaattttatttgacaCGAATATCTATGTTTCCAGTTTATCTATTATTTGTACACTTAAAGAGTCTCCATGGAGTCTAATATGCAGATGCACCTGTATAAACAGATAAGTTTATACGTTGAAAATAGTCTAGGTTTAGTACCAGTGTTGATTCCTACCCTATAGTGTAATTTTGTGACTTTGTGCTATATTAATGGACTAACTAGGGTACACGTCATTAATGGGCCTGTGTTTGTCTTGATTAAAACACAACACATTCAGGAATTTTTTTGGAACAACTTTCCCAAACTGATAAGTCTGGTTCAAACAAATTCCCACTAATCTTGCCCATTTTCCCAAAATCACGTTtgttcaattttcaaaattacacCACCGACAGTGGCAGTGGTGACACTGGAAacattttaggttttcagtgATGCACTTGAGGTACAATACAAGGATGACAGGACTGCAGTGCGATGGTATTAGGTTGGTTGTTATAACATTGGTGTTCATAGTGTGGAGGTGGTGTAAGTGACAGTCCCGGGAGATGAGTAGAGCATGAAAACATTTGGAGAAAGGGAGGGGAAGGAAGAGAACAGTAATGTTGTGGTTAACCTGTTAAAATCATTCACAGATCATGTGAATGTTAAGTTCTCACCTCCTCCATGGATTTGGTTTTTCGTCGATCTTGCGAGAGTCTTGCATTCTCAGATGTGAAAAATGCTTCAGACTGTTTTTATAGCACTAGTATCTAGCAAATGAATGCTATTTTCTATAGgtttattgttgtttttctttatttgtgtaAAGCCTCTTTCATTCCACTTTCTCTTTTGTTAATAATCACCAAGGAAAAAGATATGTAATTTCAATGTGTATACATAGGAAACTTTCAGAACTGGTCGAAGTCAAGCCTGTGTTGCAAGATCGTATACCCATTATCAAAAGGTTTACCGGGGGAGGAACTGTTGTTGTTGACCATGACACTATATTTGTTACGTTGATATGCAATAAAGATGCCGTTTCAAATGTGCAACCCTTTCCCCGAAGTATCATGTCATGGAGTGGTTTATTATACAGTGAAGTTTTTAAAGGGCTTGCTGATTTCCATCTCCGTGAGAATGGTACATTGATCGA
This sequence is a window from Vigna angularis cultivar LongXiaoDou No.4 chromosome 2, ASM1680809v1, whole genome shotgun sequence. Protein-coding genes within it:
- the LOC108327958 gene encoding uncharacterized protein LOC108327958 isoform X3, whose translation is MAVMGKAKEAGLPLMKLIKLRGMPILQQLHLEERLLRTSSDNWCLINDGTNSPAIVMGLSGKLSELVEVKPVLQDRIPIIKRFTGGGTVVVDHDTIFVTLICNKDAVSNVQPFPRSIMSWSGLLYSEVFKGLADFHLRENDYVLGDRKFGGNAQSITKNRWVHHTSFLWDYDVKNMSYLKLPAKVPQYRLVNKS
- the LOC108327958 gene encoding uncharacterized protein LOC108327958 isoform X1, with the translated sequence MAVMGKAKEAGLPLMKLIKLRGMPILQQLHLEERLLRTSSDNWCLINDGTNSPAIVMGLSGKLSELVEVKPVLQDRIPIIKRFTGGGTVVVDHDTIFVTLICNKDAVSNVQPFPRSIMSWSGLLYSEVFKGLADFHLRENDYVLGDRKFGGNAQSITKNRWVHHTSFLWDYDVKNMSYLKLPAKVPQYRLRRSHMDFICRMKEYLPRSDFIERTIKALDGQFSVKSISLESIDVPSVSEYVHTTKLLTEQHIQETCTIQT
- the LOC108327958 gene encoding uncharacterized protein LOC108327958 isoform X2, which codes for MAVMGKAKEAGLPLMKLIKLRGMPILQQLHLEERLLRTSSDNWCLINDGTNSPAIVMGLSGKLSELVEVKPVLQDRIPIIKRFTGGGTVVVDHDTIFVTLICNKDAVSNVQPFPRSIMSWSGLLYSEVFKGLADFHLRENDYVLGDRKFGGNAQSITKNRWVHHTSFLWDYDVKNMSYLKLPAKRRSHMDFICRMKEYLPRSDFIERTIKALDGQFSVKSISLESIDVPSVSEYVHTTKLLTEQHIQETCTIQT
- the LOC108327161 gene encoding uncharacterized protein LOC108327161, giving the protein MAGTIQNNLPIFDGKNYEDWVVKMDAILGFQEIDEIVKVFQKMSKAVTTKEIWEILQDGYGTAGNIKKIKLQSLWRQYELLSMGEQETIEGYISRIQVIVNAMCACDKIVKDKKIVHKILRTLTPQYNHIIVAIEESRDLEKMKVEELQNSLEAHEQQLMERKAAERDTVQNTNKALQVKIYKNRGNGRNRGRSRGGRGGRNGDRRNNDKCITAHVDFFENTTSVKNDKWPRNATQAEQVSLTGETNHAREDMSWYLDTGCSNHMTSNKRWVIDLDTSVKSVVRFADDSIIRAEGSDKVLIT